Proteins from a genomic interval of Trifolium pratense cultivar HEN17-A07 linkage group LG6, ARS_RC_1.1, whole genome shotgun sequence:
- the LOC123893031 gene encoding disease resistance protein RUN1-like: MIRSTGSDIYCYDVFLSSKSLDSNFNFTHNLFASLQKKGLVTFKDDTYKLNKGETIAPKLLRAIEASRIFIVIFTKDYASSTWCLRELEYILQCVQVSERRVLPVFYDIHPSEVRRQSGSYKKAFCEHEERFKHDPEMVRRWRDALTQVSHISGWDVRDKSQYAEIEKIVDAILYILDHKFSSVSKDLVGVDSPIEELEKLLHLDSVDDVRVVGICGMGGIGKTTIATLLYDRISHQFDTCCFIENFNKLYKHQGPIGAHKQILRQTLSEKHLQVCNLHDAADLILSRLHRARALIILDSVDQIDQLYKTTVNREWLGPGSRIIIISRHEHVLKLYGVDVVYKVPLLNQTNSLRLFCQILSKHDHIISSPKQLAHGILTYADGLPPLVIKVLGSFLFGRYIFEWRRELARFRESPNYIMDVLLLSLDVLDKMEKQIFLDIACFFNGRGEDYVKNILNSCGFYADTQLIVLIDKSVISISDECKIEMHALLEELGRKIVREDSSKKCSRLWLHKQFNNVILENMENNVEAIVLHGNERDAETLMADALSKMSRLRLLILKDVKFSGSLDNLSNELRYVSWDRYPFKDLPSSFQPHELVELILVDSNIKQLWEGNKNLPNLKTLDLSYSENLTKMPYFGEFPNLEHLNFEGCIKLVQIDPSIVLLRKLAFLNLKNCKSLTICIPDEIFGLPLLKYLNLAGCSKAFKNPIAREGFASCFLPSPSLPSFSCLSELDISFCSLSQIPDSLGCLPSLERLNLRGNNFVTLPSLRDLSKLEYLNLEHCKNLKSLNGLPSPISFKPDKYKRAGMYIFNCPELGKREHCISMTFSWMMQFILANLDSSDSFHQIDIVIPGSEIPRWFNNRRMGRSISMDPSPIVYDNNIIGIACCVVFSVAPFDPTTTIYERGPIIRLGFKSNNAINSHYVVIPVTLYRYLIRVKSNHTWIIYFPRESFFSFLRCIDNTLWDLDHIKMEASSMNGQGLHLEVKNCGYSWVCKQDLQPFLN, encoded by the exons acgAGAATTGGAATATATCCTTCAATGTGTTCAAGTATCCGAAAGACGTGTTTTGCCTGTTTTCTATGACATCCATCCTTCGGAGGTGCGAAGGCAAAGTGGAAGTTATAAAAAAGCTTTTTGTGAACATGAAGAAAGATTCAAACACGATCCTGAGATGGTTCGGCGGTGGAGGGATGCTCTCACACAAGTCTCCCATATTTCTGGTTGGGATGTGCGTGATAA GTCACAATATGCGGAGATTGAAAAGATTGTTGATGCgatattatatatattggaTCACAAATTTTCAAGTGTTTCAAAAGATTTAGTTGGGGTGGATTCTCCTATAGAAGAATTGGAAAAGCTTTTACATTTGGACTCGGTTGATGATGTTCGGGTTGTAGGAATTTGTGGGATGGGTGGCATAGGGAAGACAACTATTGCTACTCTTTTATATGATCGAATCTCTCATCAATTTGATACATGttgttttattgaaaattttaacaAACTTTATAAGCACCAAGGTCCTATCGGTGCACATAAGCAAATTCTACGTCAGACTCTCAGCGAAAAACACCTTCAGGTATGCAATCTTCATGATGCAGCTGATTTGATATTGAGCAGACTACATCGAGCAAGGGCCCTAATAATTCTTGATAGTGTGGATCAAATTGACCAATTGTATAAAACAACTGTGAATCGCGAATGGTTAGGTCCAGGGAGTAGAATCATTATAATATCTAGACACGAACATGTCTTGAAGCTTTATGGTGTGGATGTGGTTTACAAAGTTCCGCTCTTGAACCAAACTAACTCTCTtcgattattttgtcaaatACTTTCGAAACATGATCATATTATAAGTAGTCCTAAGCAACTGGCGCATGGCATACTAACTTATGCTGATGGTCTACCGCCGCTTGTAATTAAAGTATTGGGTTCATTTTTGTTTGGAAGATATATCTTTGAATGGAGAAGAGAACTGGCTAGGTTTAGAGAAAGTCCAAACTATATCATGGATGTGTTGCTGTTAAGTTTGGATGTGCTGgataaaatggaaaaacaaaTATTTCTTGATATTGCTTGTTTTTTCAACGGCCGTGGAGAGGATTATGTCAAAAATATTCTAAATTCTTGTGGATTTTATGCCGATACTCAATTAATTGTTCTCATCGATAAATCAGTCATAAGCATTTCCGATGAATGTAAGATTGAAATGCATGCTTTGTTGGAAGAGCTAGGAAGAAAAATTGTTCGCGAAGATTCAAGCAAAAAGTGTAGCAGATTGTGGTTGCACAAACAATtcaacaatgttattttggagaATATG GAAAACAATGTTGAAGCTATAGTTTTGCATGGAAATGAAAGAGATGCAGAAACATTGATGGCCGACGCATTGTCTAAAATGAGTCGTCTTAGATTGCTCATACTCAAGGATGTTAAATTCTCAGGAAGCCTTGACAACCTTTCTAATGAATTAAGATATGTTTCATGGGACAGATATCCTTTCAAGGATTTGCCATCAAGTTTTCAGCCTCATGAACTTGTTGAATTGATCTTGGTAGATAGCAACATCAAACAACTATGGGAAGGCAATAAG AATCTACCCAATTTGAAGACATTGGATCTAAGTTACTCTGAAAATCTAACCAAGATGCCATATTTTGGAGAGTTCCCAAATCTTGAACACCTAAATTTTGAAGGATGTATAAAACTTGTGCAAATAGATCCATCTATCGTTCTTCTAAGAAAACTTGCTTtcttaaatttgaagaattgcAAAAGTCTTACTATATGCATACCCGATGAAATATTCGGTCTCCCCTTACTTAAATATTTAAATCTTGCCGGTTGTTCCAAAGCGTTTAAAAATCCCATCGCGCGTGAAGGTTTTGCTAGTTGTTTTTTGCCTTCGCCTTCCTTGCCTAGTTTCTCTTGTTTGAGTGAACTTGATATTAGTTTTTGCAGTCTAAGCCAAATCCCCGATTCTCTTGGATGTCTACCTAGCTTAGAAAGATTAAATTTAAGGGGAAATAATTTCGTCACCTTGCCTAGCCTTCGCGATCTTTCCAAACTTGAATATTTAAATTTGGAGCATTGCAAGAATTTGAAATCTTTGAATGGTCTCCCTTCACCCATTTCTTTTAAGCCGGATAAATATAAGCGAGCAGGGATGTATATTTTCAACTGTCCAGAATTGGGTAAAAGGGAACACTGCATTAGTATGACTTTTTCATGGATGATGCAATTCATTCTAGCAAACCTAGATTCCTCCGACTCCTTTCATCAAATTGATATTGTTATTCCCGGAAGTGAAATTCCAAGGTGGTTCAACAATCGAAGAATGGGTCGATCAATAAGCATGGACCCATCTCCGATTGTATATGACAATAATATCATTGGCATTGCTTGTTGTGTCGTATTTTCTGTGGCACCTTTTGATCCAACTACGACAATATACGAACGGGGACCTATAATACGGTTAGGTTTTAAAAGCAACAATGCGATCAATAGCCATTATGTTGTCATCCCAGTAACTCTCTATAGATATCTTATAAGGGTCAAGTCAAATCACACGTGGATAATTTATTTTCCGCGTGAATCATTCTTTAGTTTTTTGAGATGTATAGACAATACACTTTGGGATCTTGATCATATCAAAATGGAAGCTTCTTCTATGAATGGTCAAGGCTTACATCTAGAAGTAAAGAATTGTGGGTATAGTTGGGTGTGCAAACAAGATCTACAACCATTTTTGAATTAA
- the LOC123892551 gene encoding LOW QUALITY PROTEIN: histone-lysine N-methyltransferase ATX2-like (The sequence of the model RefSeq protein was modified relative to this genomic sequence to represent the inferred CDS: inserted 1 base in 1 codon): MALPPNSDENGGGVATEEDTTIDIHTTHGTPIRYLPLDHLYSSTSPCSGSSNVMSKKVKARKLNSEIQFNNGEIDSSVNDEDDDEKEISKTTTSSMVVYDKPPLLYVYSRRRKRSSFPASERTVLKRRRIGSNELESLGIDWNSLEKFEGPRLRECRNQFGNSAGFNGNNSNKKKFGSGVKLPKSTPDSHTLKRWVTLSFDDADPEAFVGLRCKVYWPMDSKSYTGIVKRYDREAKIHHIEYDDGDEEKLVLSNENVKYHVSRNDMQRLKLSYAKVRDNNVSDYDVEEMLALAASMNDCQDFEPGDIVWAKLTGYAMWPAVVLDESLASNCKGLKTFIGGRSVPVQFFGTHDFARVRVQQVKSFLSGLLTDLHSKCKKQSFIEGIEEAKRYLNALELPLGMIELRKRCTTDDCNNVSGEDGGSTDSGEDYINDKGTWEALQNTVSFPYKVGDVQILSLGNIVGDSTAFRNGKSIWPEGYTAMRTFTSVTDPKVSVPYKMEVLRDPESRFRPLFRVTVDGGEQFNGYTPSTCWNQVYERIKKLEKVVSEGSVADGGVESGYESGSDMFGFSKPEVAELIKGLSKSKVSLKKSIRKSGSRLPLGYRQVHINWFDLDKCNVCHMDEEYENNLFLQCDKCRMMVHARCYGELEPVNGVLWLCNLCRSGAPXPPCCLCPLIGGAMKPTTDGRWAHLACAMWIPETCLADVKRMEPIDGLSRISRDRWKLLCSICGVSYGACIQCSNNSCRVAYHPLCARAAGLCVELENEDRLYLLSVDDDEDQCIRLLSFCKKHRQPSHDHTVADERVPVIGQCSDYEPPPNPSGCARSEPYDYFGRRGRKEPEALAASSLKRLFVENQPYLVGGYCQHGLLNDLEPSGRGVCSKFFCSEQRLRTSMVDAADSILTVAEKYKYMRETFRKQLAFGKSRIHGFGIFAKHPYKGGDMVIEYTGELVRPSIADRRERFIYNSLVGAGTYMFRIDDERVIDATRAGSIAHLINHSCAPNCYSRVISVNGDEHIIIFAKRDIKQWEELTYDYRFFSIDERLSCYCGFQKCRGIVNDTEAEERAATVYAPRSELVDWKGE; this comes from the exons ATGGCATTGCCTCCAAATTCCGACGAAAACGGCGGAGGAGTTGCCACCGAAGAAGACACCACCATTGATATTCACACAACCCATGGAACCCCCATTCGCTACCTCCCTCTCGATCATCTATACTCCTCTACATCACCGTGTAGTGGTTCTTCCAATGTCAtgtcaaaaaaagttaaagcTCGCAAACTCAATAGCGAGATTCAGTTCAACAACGGCGAAATCGATTCATCGGTTAAcgatgaggatgatgatgagAAAGAGATTTCGAAAACGACGACGTCTTCTATGGTGGTTTATGATAAACCACCGCTTCTGTATGTCTACTCTCGGAGACGAAAGAGGAGCTCGTTTCCGGCGTCAGAGAGGACGGTGTTGAAAAGAAGGAGAATTGGGAGTAATGAACTGGAAAGTTTGGGGATTGACTGGAATTCTTTGGAGAAATTTGAAGGACCTAGATTGAGAGAATGTCGCAATCAATTTGGGAATTCTGCTGGGTTTAATGGGAATAATAGTAATAAGAAGAAGTTTGGTTCTGGTGTTAAGCTTCCTAAGTCCACGCCTGATTCTCACACTTTGAAGAGATGGGTCAC GTTGAGCTTTGATGATGCCGATCCCGAGGCTTTTGTCGGACTGAGATGCAAG GTTTACTGGCCAATGGATTCAAAATCGTACACTGGCATAGTCAAACGTTACGATAGGGAAGCTAAGATACATCAT ATCGAGTATGATGATGGAGACGAGGAAAAATTAGTTCTTTCAAACGAAAATGTTAAATACCATGTTTCCCGTAACGATATGCAACGTTTAAAATTGAGTTACGCCAAAGTTCGTGACAATAATGTCTCTGATTATGATGTTGAAGAGATGCTTGCACTGGCTGCAAGTATGAACGACTGTCAAGACTTTGAGCCTGGGGATATCGTATGGGCCAAGCTTACAG GTTATGCAATGTGGCCAGCTGTTGTTTTGGATGAATCACTTGCTAGCAATTGTAAGGGTTTAAAAACGTTCATAGGGGGGAGATCAGTTCCTGTCCAATTTTTTGGCACTCACGACTTTGCAAG AGTTCGAGTGCAACAGGTGAAATCATTTCTCAGTGGACTCCTAACCGATCTACACTCAAAGTGCAAGAAGCAGAGTTTCATTGAAGGTATAGAAGAGGCAAAAAG GTATTTAAATGCACTGGAGCTTCCCCTGGGGATGATAGAATTGCGGAAAAGATGTACAACTGATGACTGTAACAATGTAAGTGGAGAGGATGGAGGATCTACAGATTCAGGTGAAGACTATATAAATGACAAAGGGACTTGGGAAGCACTTCAAAACACCGTCTCTTTTCCTTATAAAGTGGGAGACGTGCAGATTCTAAGCCttg gaAATATAGTTGGAGATTCTACAGCTTTTCGGAATGGAAAATCCATCTGGCCTGAAGGGTACACAGCAATGAGGACGTTCACTTCAGTTACAG ACCCTAAAGTATCCGTTCCGTATAAGATGGAGGTTTTGAGAGATCCAGAATCCAGATTCAGACCACTATTTAGAGTGACAGTTGATGGTGGTGAGCAG TTCAATGGTTATACACCGTCTACTTGCTGGAATCAAGTATACGAAAGGATAAAGAAATTGGAAAAGGTTGTTTCTGAAGGTTCTGTTGCTGATGGTGGGGTAGAAAGTGGCTATGAATCTGGCTCTGATATGTTTGGTTTCTCCAAACCGGAAGTGGCTGAACTTATAAAG GGATTATCTAAATCCAAAGTCTCTTTGAAGAAATCAATCCGCAAGTCAGGTTCCAGATTGCCTCTCGGTTATAGACAAGTTCATATTAATTGGTTTGATCTCGATAAGTGCAATGTGTGCCATATGGATGAG GAGTACGAGAACAATCTGTTTCTGCAGTGTGACAAATGCAGAATGATG GTCCATGCTAGATGCTATGGAGAACTGGAACCTGTTAATGGAGTGCTATGGTTATGCAACTTATGTCGTTCGGGTGCTC CCCCACCTTGTTGCTTATGTCCACTCATAG GTGGTGCAATGAAGCCTACAACGGATGGCCGGTGGGCTCATTTGGCTTGTGCCATGTGGATACCTG AAACTTGCTTAGCTGATGTCAAGAGAATGGAGCCTATTGATGGTTTGAGTAGAATCAGCAGG GACCGTTGGAAGTTGTTATGCAGCATATGTGGTGTATCTTATGGTGCCTGCATCCAA TGTTCAAACAATTCTTGTCGAGTAGCATATCATCCACTCTGTGCACGTGCAGCTGGTCTTTGCGTTGAG CTTGAGAATGAGGACAGGCTCTATCTACTTTCCGTAGATGATGATGAGGATCAGTGCATTCGCTTACTTTCTTTCTGCAAGAAACATAGGCAACCGTCTCATGATCATACTGTAGCTGACGAACGTGTGCCGGTTATTGGTCAATGTTCAGACTATGAACCACCACCCAATCCATCTGGTTGTGCCCGAAGTG AGCCATATGATTACTTTGGTAGGAGAGGCCGAAAAGAACCTGAAGCACTTGCAGCTTCATCACTGAAACGTTTGTTTGTGGAGAATCAACCTTACTTAGTTGGTGGATACTGCCAACATGGGTTGTTGAACGACCTAGAGCCTTCTGGCAGAGGAGTCTGCTCTAAATTCTTTTGCAGCGAACAGAGACTGAGAACCTCTATGGTTGATGCTGCTGACAGCATACTTACTGTTGCTGAGAAATATAAGTACATGAGGGAAACCTTTCGGAAACAGTTAGCATTTG gGAAATCAAGAATTCATGGATTTGGCATCTTTGCAAAGCATCCATATAAAGGCGGAGACATG GTGATTGAATACACTGGTGAACTTGTTAGACCTTCTATAGCTGACCGGAGAGAGCGGTTTATATACAATTCTTTGGTG GGTGCTGGAACATATATGTTTCGGATTGATGATGAACGAGTCATCGATGCCACTAGAGCAGGAAGCATTGCTCATTTAATTAATCATTCCTGTGCA CCAAATTGCTATTCAAGAGTCATTAGTGTTAACGGCGATGAGCATATTATAATATTTGCAAAGAGGGACATTAAACAATGGGAAGAGCTTACATATGATTATag ATTTTTCTCAATAGATGAACGGCTTTCTTGTTACTGTGGCTTCCAAAAATGTCGAGGTATAGTAAATGATACTGAGGCAGAAGAGCGAGCTGCTACTGTATACGCACCGCGGAGTGAATTAGTTGATTGGAAAGGAGAATGA
- the LOC123892552 gene encoding dirigent protein 24-like, which translates to MANVFLHNANTWKTTLCLLLLTTTFLIANSARNLDEVESQPQAIGNLPGPGAGAAIPSGTTIPKINPITASPIVQTPAATTTNTVTPVSGGEDTNVDPLVSENEAPAEDIPPVGSPATDETPEELPQPEAEVPLPPPEVPLPAVSNVTPVSAKPVGKEPSLSFFMHDILGGSHPSARVVAGIVANTDVTGLPFSKLNNNLFPITGGIPLVNPKLNGIVTNNNLPNLVGLSAAQSSTVFKNSGTSNTVSGGNNQPFVSAGNLPGGFTIQKLMFGSVTVIDDQLTEEHELDSSVIGRAQGFYLASSLDGTSKTIVLTVLVHGGEHHDGVDDTISLFGIHRTASPESEIAVIGGTGKYENARGYASLETLLKEDEHTTDGADTILHFSIYLTE; encoded by the coding sequence ATGGCCAATGTTTTCCTACACAATGCTAACACCTGGAAGACTACACTTTGTCTCTTGCTCTTAACCACAACTTTTTTGATTGCCAACTCTGCAAGAAACCTAGATGAAGTTGAGTCCCAACCTCAAGCTATAGGCAACCTACCAGGACCTGGAGCTGGAGCTGCCATTCCTTCTGGCACAACAATACCTAAAATCAACCCTATTACCGCTTCGCCGATTGTCCAAACACCTGCAGCCACCACCACCAATACGGTTACACCGGTTTCCGGTGGAGAAGATACCAATGTAGACCCTTTAGTCTCAGAAAATGAAGCACCGGCTGAGGACATTCCCCCAGTGGGAAGTCCTGCCACAGACGAAACACCAGAAGAACTTCCACAACCCGAAGCTGAAGTGCCACTTCCACCACCAGAAGTGCCACTTCCAGCTGTTTCTAATGTAACACCAGTTTCTGCTAAGCCGGTGGGGAAAGAGCCGTCGTTGTCTTTCTTCATGCATGATATCCTTGGTGGATCACATCCATCAGCAAGAGTTGTGGCGGGAATTGTAGCAAACACTGATGTAACCGGCTTACCGTTCTCCAAGCTCAACAACAATCTCTTCCCAATCACCGGAGGAATTCCATTAGTTAACCCGAAACTCAATGGCATTGTCACAAACAACAATCTACCAAACCTTGTGGGACTCAGTGCTGCTCAATCCTCCACTGTATTCAAAAACAGTGGCACCAGTAACACCGTTTCTGGAGGCAACAACCAGCCTTTTGTTTCGGCAGGGAATCTTCCTGGTGGATTTACAATTCAGAAGCTTATGTTTGGTTCTGTGACAGTCATTGATGATCAGTTAACAGAAGAGCATGAGCTAGATTCTTCTGTGATAGGAAGAGCACAAGGGTTTTACTTAGCAAGCTCATTGGATGGTACTAGTAAAACCATCGTGCTTACTGTTTTGGTGCACGGTGGCGAGCATCATGATGGAGTTGATGACACTATAAGTCTGTTTGGAATTCATAGGACGGCATCGCCAGAATCTGAGATAGCAGTGATTGGTGGAACTGGGAAGTATGAGAATGCTAGAGGATATGCTTCACTTGAGACACTTCTGAAGGAGGATGAACACACCACTGACGGAGCTGACACCATCCTGCATTTCAGTATCTACCTCACTGAGTAG